GGCCGCTTCCAGTTTTCCGTTGAAAAAGCATACAAGGTCAAAACTTTAACCCCTAAGCGACTGGCAGCTTTGGTGATCGTTTTGACATTATGCATGCCTTGTTTATGACCGGCAACACGCGGAAAAAAGCGGCGTTTCGCCCACCGGCCATTGCCGTCCATGATGATCGCAATATGAGCCGGAATTCGCGCGGGATCAAGTTTAACTTTAGAAGCCTTGGATGTGGCCAAAATCGGTGCCTCCTCATAACGTCGATGGTGTCCTTGCACCAAATGTCTTTAACGATTGTAGCAGAAAAAGAGGCAGAGCGCGAACTAGCGCGGGTATAAGTGGGGATATTTTATTAGTAACACGGATTTGGACAACAGGTGCCATTAGGGTATAGGAAAAGGGTGAGCCATAATTTCCTCGCAAAACTTGTGACCATTGAATGCCGATTAATCGTCGGAAGGTTCTAGGCATAAAATATGCTTGCCGTGCCAAACTCCGCAATCTCCGGCCAGCTGGGGTGGCGACGCGGAGCTAGAGCGGAGACGGCGCTTCGAGCCCAAAAACCGGTCTCGAAGTCGCCTAACAACATCAGCTCCACAGCCCGTCGCTGTGCTGTTTGCACGGCTGAGCCCCATCTGGCCTACGATTGCTCCGCCTTGGCACTACAGTCTTTAAAATCGCAGTAAATATTTCATGAGAAACCAAAAAGGAACAATTTTTCAAATCGAAAATTGTTCCTTTTTATTGACTGACTGAGAATTATGTCCCAGCCTTTTTGTTGGCCGCTGAAATTAAACTTCAGTAATTTCTTTTTCTTTAGCTGCAGCGATTTCATCGATGCGCTTGGTAGCGTCATCAGTAGCCTTTTGCATGTCTTTTTCTAAGCGATGCAAGTCGTCTTCGGTGATGTCGCCGTCTTTTTCTTGGCGCTTGAGTTTGTCGAGACCTTCACGGCGAATGTTGCGGATCGCGATTTTGGCGCTTTCAGAGTATTTGCCGACTTCTTTGGCAATTTCTTTACGCCGTTCGCCGGTTAATTGTGGAATGACCAAACGAATGACATCGCCATCGTTTGCTGGGTTGATGCCTAGATCACTGGCATTAAGCGCGGTTTCGATGTTCTTTAATGAGGACTTGTCATATGGGCTCACTTGCAGAACACGCGGCTCTGGAATCGTAATGGCGGCCATTTGGTTGAGCGGTGTCGGTGCACCATAATATTCCACCGTAATCTGATTCAACAGACTGGCGTTTGCTCGGCCTGCTCGAATATTGCCGAGTTCGCGTTGCAACGATTCTTCAGTTTTGCCCATATTTACTTTTGCTTGATCAATGATTTGATTTGCCATTAGCTTCTCCCTTCGATTGTTGTGCCAATCTTCTGGCCTTCAACCACGCGTTTGATGTTGCCTGGCTCATTGAGGTTAAAGACGACCAAATCGATGTCGTTGTCCATGGACAAGGTGCTGGCTGTTGAGTCCATGACTTTGAGATCCTTATTGATAATGTCCATGTGGGTCAGACTTTCGTACTTCACTGCATGCGTATCCTTATTCGGATCAGCAGAGTAAACCCCATCAACATTGTTTTTCGCCATCAGAATGACATCAGCGCCAATTTCTGCGGCGCGTAAGGCAGCGGTTGTGTCCGTGCTAAAGTACGGATTCCCGGTACCACCAGCAAAAATAACCACGCGACCTTTTTCTAGATGACGGATTGCCTTGCGCCGAATATATGGTTCAGCAATTTGCCGCATTTCAATGGATGTTTGAACGCGAGTCGGAACTCCTTGACTTTCCAAGTTGTCCTGCAATGCTAATGCATTCATGACCGTTGCCAACATGCCCATGTAATCGGCCTGCGCACGTTCCATTCCCATTTCGGCGCCTGTTTCGCCGCGCCAGATGTTGCCGCCGCCACAAACAATGGCAATTTGAACCCCAAGTTCGTGCACTTCTTTAATTTGCTTTGCGATCGTCGCAATGACCGGTGGCTTGATGCCGAAGCCAGCCTCACCTGCCAGCGCTTCACCGCTGATTTTTAATACGATCCGGTTATATTTGACCATGTATCCTATACCTCCGTTGGTTGCTGGCACTATTTTACCATAGTCGCAGGGTTTCTGCGGAAAGAAGCTGATTTGAAATTGAGAATTGCGGACCGTTATTTTCCCTCACCACGGATCAGGGTACCCCAAAAACACGCAGTCACACGGTGTATAGCGCGGAAAAGAACGGACGTTTTTAATTTTTCAAGATAAGTAAAAAGGGACGCTGCCGAGTTGACAGTGTCCCTTCAAGCAATTAACCCTTAATCTGATCCATCACTTCATCAGCAAAGTTTTCTTGTTTCTTTTCAATACCTTCGCCGACTTCATAACGAACGAAGCCCTTCACCTTGCCGCCTTTTGCAGCAACGTACTTAGCAACGGTTTGGTCAGGATCCTTGACGAATTCTTGGTCCACAAGGGAAATTTCGCCGAGCCACTTGTTAACACGGCCTTCAACGATACGTGGCACGATCTTTTCTGGCTTGCCTTCGTTTTTGGTTTCTTCTGTAAAGATATCGGTTTGATGCTTCAATTCTTCTGCCGGTACCTTGGTCCGATCCAAATATTCAGGATTGATGGCAGCAACATGCATCGCGACATCTTTGGCAGTGTCGTCATCTGCGCCTTCGATAACGGTCAAGGCTGCGATTTGGCCACCATTGTGCAGATACTTGCCAAAGTGTTCGTTGTCTGTCTTTTCAACAACTTGGAAGCGACGCAGGCTGATCTTTTCGCCGATAACTGTGGTTAAGGCAATTGCACCTTCGTCAACTGTCTGGCCATCACTCATCTTGGTTGCCTTAGCAGCTTCAAGGTCAGCTGGCTTATTAGCCGCAATCGCTGCAGCAACATTATTAACGTAGTCCTTGAACTGATCATTAGAAGCAACAAAGTCTGTTTCGGAGTTAACTTCGATAATTGCAGCGGTATTACCGTTAACCGCAATTTCGGCTAAACCTTCAGCGGCAATATTGCCGCTCTTTTTAGCAGCCTTGGCCAAGCCCTTTTCACGCAAAACATCAATAGCTTTGTCCATATCGCCATCAGCCGCAACCAATGCCTTTTTAGCATCCATCATGCCGACTTGTGTCCGATCGCGTAATTCCTTAACTTGTGCAGCAGTAATTTGAGCCATGGATCTGATCCTCCTTGATTTAAAAAAGGCTGCCTGCAGATCTTGCAGTATGCGAAACCCTCAGACAGCCTATTGTTTAATTAATTATTTTGCACTTTTGTTGTCGCCTTCAACGGCTTCCACGATATCTTCCATGGAATCAGCCTTTTTGTCGGCAGCTACTTGTTGTTCCTGAGCGTCGTCTTGATCTTCACCCTGATTGCCTTCTATGATAGCATCTGCCATCTTAGAAGTAATCAGACGAACGGCACGGATAGCATCGTCGTTAGAAGGAATGATCACGTCAATGTCGTCAGGGTCGGTGTTAGTATCAACCATCGCAACGATCGGAATGTTCAGTTTTTGTGCTTCCTGAACAGCAATCTTTTCCTTGCGTGGGTCAACGATGAACAACACGTCTGGAATGCGAGGCATGTCTTCGATACCGCCCAAGAACTTCTCAAGCTTATCTTGTTGCTTCTTAAGAAGAGAAACTTCCTTCTTAGGAAGAACATCAAAGGTGCCATCTGTGGCCATCTTCTTGATATCCTTGAGACGCTTGATCCGAGTCTGGATCGTGTTCCAGTTAGTCAAAGTACCACCCAACCAACGATGGTTGACATAGTATTGACCGGCACGAGTTGCTTCTTCAGCAATTGCGTCTTGGGCCTGTTTCTTGGTCCCAACGAACAAGAAGACACCACCGTTTTGAGCTTCTTCTTTAACAAAATTGTAAGCGTCGTCGATCATCTTAACGGTCTTTTGCAGATCGATGATGTAGATGCCATTACGTTCCGTAAAGATATACGGCTTCATCTTAGGGTTCCAACGACGGGTCTGATGACCAAAATGTACACCAGCTTCAAGAAGCTGTTTCATGCTTAATACTGCCATGCGTTTGTTCCTCCATTATGGTTTTATTCCTCTTGACGACGTCTCCTCGCAAGTGGACTTCAATCGAAGCACCCCACTCACGATCAATCATCAATGTGGTTTGTGCATATCGCACTTAGAAGATTATACAGACTTTTCTTTACTTTGACAAGAGCGTGAACCACCCCGGTTTCTGGGGTGGTGATCGCGTTTCGGATCGTGATCAGGTTTCTGCGCCTGAGAACGCGTTTTTGAAGCAACCGCAAGAAGGTAATCTTTGCTTCAGTTCTATTCTTGGTGGGTAATCTCCGGTAGTCCGAGCTGGCTCCGCTTTCTATTCTAGAACCTGAGCACCAGTTGACCATTGCATCATTCGTTAAATCATTTAATTGACATCAATCCTGTTTATCGCCATTCAACCTGATGATCTTCCAAAAAGACTTCCTTACGATGCCGGGTCTGATGTTTGAAATGCCATTCTGCCGAGAGTGCATCATGCTTGTCCGCAAAGGCTTGGTGGTACAACAAGCGGACCGGAAGTCGTTGGGCAGTGTATTTAGCGCCTTTCCCGGCATTATGCGTGGCCACACGCGCTTTGACATCGTCGGTGAAGCCGCCATAAAAACTGCCATCTGCGCATAACAACACGTAAAAGTAATACGTTTTAGTCGCCATTCAGCAACCTCCTCACCGATGACGAGTATGTGCCATCCGCTTCGTGAACGATCAATGGTGGCATAATTCGAATCCCGTTTGGTCGGCCGGCTTTGATGGCTTCGATTAATACCATATTTGCTTCGCGATCTTCCCGTGGATGAATGAACTGCAACCGTTTCGGCGCCAAGCCGACCACTGTCAAAGTCGTCAGCAGTTCGGCCAGTCGTTCAGGCCGATGAACATAAAAAGCTTTGCCTTGATATTTCAGTAAATCGGCACTGACGCGCGCAACCGTTGCGAAGTCAGTCGTTAATTCGTGCCGAGCCAAGGCTAAATGATCATTTGGACTAGTGATACTTTGCGAACTCACTTTAAAATAAGGTGGATTGCAGGTGACGATGTCGACTGAATCTTTGGCAACCATTTGGGTGGCATCAGCTAAATCACCGACTTGAACAGTCACATTTTGAAGTTGATTCAGCGCCACACTTCGCTTCGCCATATCAGCTAGGCGCGGCTGTAATTCAACCATGGTCACCTGCTGGTCCGTGTCCCTTGCCAAAAAAAGTCCGACAGCACCGTTCCCGGCGGCCAGATCGACCACCCGGCTGTGCCGCTTGACCTGGGCGAAGTTGGCCAAAAGGACCGCATCCAGTGAGAATGAAAAAACGGCTGAACTCTGAATGATTTTAATGTTGCGACTGGCCAGAACATCAACCCGTTCACCTGGTAATAATGACATCACGAACACCTTTTTCCTCCGAAGTGCGCTATACAATGGTATAATTTACCACAAAGTTTATCCATGAAGGAAGAATAAGCCATGTTTTATAGTTTTCTGCGTTATATCATTGCCGGTTTAATCTGGCTCATCAATGGCCACGCCCAAACTCAGAACAAACAGCAGCTACCTGAAGGGCCGTTTGTTTTGGTTGCGCCGCACCGTACGTGGCTCGATCCCGTTTTTCTAGCACTGGCTTCGTGGCCGCATCATTTTTCATTTATGGCCAAAAGTGAATTATTCAAGAATCCTTTAATGCGCTGGCTGTTAGTCAAAGTGGGCGCCTTTCCAGTTGATCGGGCCCATCCCGGTCCTAGCGCGATTAAAGTACCGGTTCGTGCGTTAAAAGACGAACACAAAGCGCTCATGATTTTCCCAACTGGCTCTCGCTATTCAGCTGATATGAAGGGCGGCGCGATTCTCATTGCAAAGCTAGCCAAAGCCCCCATCGTCCCAGCTGTTTATCAAGGACCTGGTTCTTTTTGGTCATTATTTAAACGTAAGCCTGCGATTGTGCGCTTCGGTGCACCTGTTGAACCGCCTAAAGGTAAGCTGACCGACGAAGCCCTTGCCGCTTTTAGTGACAAGCTGCAGGAAAACTTTAACGCGCTCGATTACGCGATCAATCCAGAGTACAAGTATGTGCCTGACAAGAAGAAATATCTGGAAGAAAAAGAACACGGAGAAGTTTAAGGTTCGCTAGTCGAACCTTTTTCCTTTTTATTCAATACAGAAAGTGAGCTTGATTCATGAATCTTTGGAAACAGATGACCCGAAAACCTGATGTTCAGGCCGCACTCAATGCTGATCATTTACTGACACGCAGTTTAACAACGCGTGACCTGATCGCGTTAGGTATTGGCGCCGTCATAGGTACGGGAATCTTTATTCTTCCCGGAACAGTAGCGGCGACTACCAGCGGACCAGCGATCACGATTGCTTTTATTTTGGCTGCCATCGTCTGCTCGCTAGCGGCTATGTGTTATGCCGAATTCGCATCGGCTCTGCCAGTTGCCGGCTCGGCTTATGCTTACGGCAATCTCGTGTTTGGTCAAGTCTTTGGATGGATTATTGGCTGGGCACTTATTTTGGAATATATGCTGGCAGTTGCCGCGGTTTCAACCAGTTTTTCTGCGTATTTCGCTAGTCTTCTACAAGGCTTTCACATCACCTTGCCAGCAGCCATTGCCGGTCCGTTTTCGCCGAGTCACGGCACTTATGTGAATCTGATTGCGGTCATTGTTGTTCTTATCATTGGTGTTATGTTGTCACGCGGTATGCAATCCTCCATGGCGATTAATCGTTTAATGGTATTAGTTAAGTTAGTCATTATTGCCATTTTTATTGTCGTTGGCTTTTTTTACGTTCAGCCAGCCAACTGGCATCCATATTTGCCATTTGGTGCAAAAGGCGTACTTGCCGGTGCTGCGATGGTTTTCTTTGCCTATCTCGGCTTTGACGCCGTGTCTGCTTCAGCACCAGAGGTCAAAAATCCGCAACATACGCTACCACGCGGCATCATCGGCACTTTAGTCATTGCCACCATTTTGTATGTGTTAGTCGCGATTGTTTTGACCGGCATGGTACCATTCACCAAATTAGATGTGGCCGATCCAGTTGCTTTTGCCTTGAGCGCCGTGCATCTGCGTAGCGTTGGCGGTATCATTTCGGTAGGCGCCTTGGCTGGCATGTTCACCATGATGGTCACCATGATCTACAGCTCATCAAGGTTGATTTATGCGATCGGCCGTGACGGACTGTTACCCCGTTGGTTTGGTCACGTTAAAGGCCATCTGCCTGAAAATGCGTTGTGGACTGTGGTTTTGATCATTGCGATCATGGGCGGCCTTGTGCCACTCACGCAACTAGTCAACCTCGTCAATATCGGCACCTTAATTGCTTTTGCCCTCGTCTCAATTGGCATCATCCCCTTGCGCCGACATCAAGCCTTTAACAACGAAGGTTTCAAGGTTCCTGGGTATCCAGTGACGCCGATTATTTCTTTTCTGTTTTGTCTGCTATTGATGACCCAGTTAAGTGTCGAAACTTGGATTATGAGTCTGATCTGGTTTGCCTTCGGACTTGTCATCTACTTCAGCTATGGCATCCGCCACGGTCATGTTGCCGAAAAAAGAATTGAATGAATCTGCTGAATTAAGAAAGGAAAATAAGTCTTGATCAATCCTCAAACTGCAACCTGCTTGGTGGACGGTAAAGTCTATGCGATTAGCGATGGCCTTTTCTTAAGCGATTTGGAGCCTAAGTTGGCCAATATCATCAGAAACGACTATCCGAAGGCGACTAAGAACAGTTTCATCTGCAATCCTCACCTTCTGACTTATCGGCTAGAACGCATGCGGCGCCAACAACGGCAAGATGCGCGTGCGCATGATAAAATCAATCGAAAAATGTCGCAGGCTTTGGTCAAAGACAACTTTCAGCTGACCAATGTTTACGACAACATGGAAGCGACGATTACTTTTGGCGAGCGAATTGCCGATGCCGTTGCTAAATATGCCGGGTCTTGGCCATTCATTATCATTTTTTCTGGTTTTATGATTGTGTGGATGATCCTGAATACGGTCGGCATTTTCGGGGCGAAATTCGATCCATTTCCTTTCATTTTGCTTAACTTATTTCTGAGCATGATCGCTGCTTTGCAAGCACCACTCATTATGATGAGCCAAAATCGAGCGGCCGAATATGATCGCTTAGAAGCGAAAAATGATTATCATGTCAATCTAAAATCGGAAGAAGAAATCCGACTGTTACACTCAAAGTTGGATCACATTATTTCAGATGACAACCCCAACTTATTTGAGAGCCAACGACTCACCGTTGAGGTTCTGGGTGAAATGGTCAATCAACTCACTGAAACCCGCCAGCAACTTGAATTGTTAAAGGCAACGCAGGATCAGGCCAATAAGGATATAGCCATTGATCAAAAAAACAAAACCAATGAGTAATCATGTCAATTCGATTTATATTGAAAAAGATCCCCGGTACTGTATGCAAGCGCAATTGCCTGTACATGGTACTGGGGATCTTTTTAATGATTTGCATTTATTCGGCATGATCGCCAATTTGCAGATGATACATTTCATAGTATCGGCCACGCTTGGCTAACAATTCGTCATGCGTGCCGCGTTCAACAATTCGACCTGCATTCAAAACTAAAATCAGGTTGGCATCTTGAATCGTTGATAGCCGATGGGCAATTGCAATTGTCGTTCGCCCTTGCCGAATCCGACGCAAGCCTTCTTGAATAACGGACTCTGTTTCCGTATCAATGTTGGCCGTTGCTTCGTCCAGTACGAGAATTTTCGGGTCAGTCACCACTGTGCGGGCAAAGGAAATCAGTTGTCGTTCGCCGCTGGAAAACTCAGTACCACCTTCAATAACCTTAGCATGATAGGTGCCTGGTAGTTTATCGATAAAGCGATCAGCTTGCACAAACTCAGCCGCCTGTTTCACTTGCTCATCGGTAATACTGTCATTGAACAAGCGAATGTTGCTACTGATATCGCCATAGAACATGAATGAATCCTGCAATACTAATCCTAATTTTTTCCGCAATTCTGGCATGGGATAGTCGCGAATGTCCACGTCATCAATTAAAATCTGGCCTTCACCAAACTCGTAGAACCGCATCATAACGTTGATAATCGAGCTTTTTCCGGAACCGGTGTGCCCGACCAAGGCCACGGTTTCCCCCGGATTGGCAACGAAGCTGATATCATGCAAAATATCGTGCTTGCCATCATAAGCAAAACTGACATGCCGGAATTCGATTTTGCCTTGTTGGATCAGCGCATGAGCATCAGGATGCTGCGCTGGCGCATACTCTTGACTGTCGAGAATTCGAAAAATCCGGCTACCCGC
This genomic window from Lacticaseibacillus paracasei subsp. paracasei contains:
- the frr gene encoding ribosome recycling factor is translated as MANQIIDQAKVNMGKTEESLQRELGNIRAGRANASLLNQITVEYYGAPTPLNQMAAITIPEPRVLQVSPYDKSSLKNIETALNASDLGINPANDGDVIRLVIPQLTGERRKEIAKEVGKYSESAKIAIRNIRREGLDKLKRQEKDGDITEDDLHRLEKDMQKATDDATKRIDEIAAAKEKEITEV
- the pyrH gene encoding UMP kinase, which encodes MVKYNRIVLKISGEALAGEAGFGIKPPVIATIAKQIKEVHELGVQIAIVCGGGNIWRGETGAEMGMERAQADYMGMLATVMNALALQDNLESQGVPTRVQTSIEMRQIAEPYIRRKAIRHLEKGRVVIFAGGTGNPYFSTDTTAALRAAEIGADVILMAKNNVDGVYSADPNKDTHAVKYESLTHMDIINKDLKVMDSTASTLSMDNDIDLVVFNLNEPGNIKRVVEGQKIGTTIEGRS
- the tsf gene encoding translation elongation factor Ts, whose amino-acid sequence is MAQITAAQVKELRDRTQVGMMDAKKALVAADGDMDKAIDVLREKGLAKAAKKSGNIAAEGLAEIAVNGNTAAIIEVNSETDFVASNDQFKDYVNNVAAAIAANKPADLEAAKATKMSDGQTVDEGAIALTTVIGEKISLRRFQVVEKTDNEHFGKYLHNGGQIAALTVIEGADDDTAKDVAMHVAAINPEYLDRTKVPAEELKHQTDIFTEETKNEGKPEKIVPRIVEGRVNKWLGEISLVDQEFVKDPDQTVAKYVAAKGGKVKGFVRYEVGEGIEKKQENFADEVMDQIKG
- the rpsB gene encoding 30S ribosomal protein S2; the encoded protein is MAVLSMKQLLEAGVHFGHQTRRWNPKMKPYIFTERNGIYIIDLQKTVKMIDDAYNFVKEEAQNGGVFLFVGTKKQAQDAIAEEATRAGQYYVNHRWLGGTLTNWNTIQTRIKRLKDIKKMATDGTFDVLPKKEVSLLKKQQDKLEKFLGGIEDMPRIPDVLFIVDPRKEKIAVQEAQKLNIPIVAMVDTNTDPDDIDVIIPSNDDAIRAVRLITSKMADAIIEGNQGEDQDDAQEQQVAADKKADSMEDIVEAVEGDNKSAK
- a CDS encoding GIY-YIG nuclease family protein, which produces MATKTYYFYVLLCADGSFYGGFTDDVKARVATHNAGKGAKYTAQRLPVRLLYHQAFADKHDALSAEWHFKHQTRHRKEVFLEDHQVEWR
- a CDS encoding tRNA1(Val) (adenine(37)-N6)-methyltransferase, with amino-acid sequence MSLLPGERVDVLASRNIKIIQSSAVFSFSLDAVLLANFAQVKRHSRVVDLAAGNGAVGLFLARDTDQQVTMVELQPRLADMAKRSVALNQLQNVTVQVGDLADATQMVAKDSVDIVTCNPPYFKVSSQSITSPNDHLALARHELTTDFATVARVSADLLKYQGKAFYVHRPERLAELLTTLTVVGLAPKRLQFIHPREDREANMVLIEAIKAGRPNGIRIMPPLIVHEADGTYSSSVRRLLNGD
- a CDS encoding lysophospholipid acyltransferase family protein, with amino-acid sequence MFYSFLRYIIAGLIWLINGHAQTQNKQQLPEGPFVLVAPHRTWLDPVFLALASWPHHFSFMAKSELFKNPLMRWLLVKVGAFPVDRAHPGPSAIKVPVRALKDEHKALMIFPTGSRYSADMKGGAILIAKLAKAPIVPAVYQGPGSFWSLFKRKPAIVRFGAPVEPPKGKLTDEALAAFSDKLQENFNALDYAINPEYKYVPDKKKYLEEKEHGEV
- a CDS encoding amino acid permease; the encoded protein is MNLWKQMTRKPDVQAALNADHLLTRSLTTRDLIALGIGAVIGTGIFILPGTVAATTSGPAITIAFILAAIVCSLAAMCYAEFASALPVAGSAYAYGNLVFGQVFGWIIGWALILEYMLAVAAVSTSFSAYFASLLQGFHITLPAAIAGPFSPSHGTYVNLIAVIVVLIIGVMLSRGMQSSMAINRLMVLVKLVIIAIFIVVGFFYVQPANWHPYLPFGAKGVLAGAAMVFFAYLGFDAVSASAPEVKNPQHTLPRGIIGTLVIATILYVLVAIVLTGMVPFTKLDVADPVAFALSAVHLRSVGGIISVGALAGMFTMMVTMIYSSSRLIYAIGRDGLLPRWFGHVKGHLPENALWTVVLIIAIMGGLVPLTQLVNLVNIGTLIAFALVSIGIIPLRRHQAFNNEGFKVPGYPVTPIISFLFCLLLMTQLSVETWIMSLIWFAFGLVIYFSYGIRHGHVAEKRIE
- a CDS encoding DUF1003 domain-containing protein, producing MINPQTATCLVDGKVYAISDGLFLSDLEPKLANIIRNDYPKATKNSFICNPHLLTYRLERMRRQQRQDARAHDKINRKMSQALVKDNFQLTNVYDNMEATITFGERIADAVAKYAGSWPFIIIFSGFMIVWMILNTVGIFGAKFDPFPFILLNLFLSMIAALQAPLIMMSQNRAAEYDRLEAKNDYHVNLKSEEEIRLLHSKLDHIISDDNPNLFESQRLTVEVLGEMVNQLTETRQQLELLKATQDQANKDIAIDQKNKTNE